One part of the Pseudomonas sp. MYb118 genome encodes these proteins:
- the tcdA gene encoding tRNA cyclic N6-threonylcarbamoyladenosine(37) synthase TcdA, whose translation MVMSTEDPRFAGIARLYGIEGLERLRAAHVAIVGVGGVGSWAAEAMARCGVGEISLFDLDDVCVSNANRQLHALDSTVGKPKVEVMAERLRGINPDCTVHAVPDFVTRETMAEYITPNIDCVIDCIDSVNAKAALIAWCKRRKIQIITTGGAGGQIDPTLIQVCDLNRTFNDPLASKVRSTLRREYGFSRTVTRHYSVPCVFSTEQLRYPKPDGSICLQKSFVGDGVKLDCAGGFGAVMMVTATFGMVAATKAVDKIVAGVRRPADRIKPAV comes from the coding sequence ATGGTCATGAGCACAGAAGATCCACGGTTTGCAGGCATCGCCCGTTTGTATGGCATTGAGGGCCTTGAGCGCCTGCGCGCGGCCCATGTGGCGATTGTTGGCGTCGGTGGCGTCGGTTCCTGGGCGGCCGAAGCCATGGCCCGTTGTGGGGTCGGCGAGATCTCGCTGTTCGACCTCGACGACGTCTGCGTCAGCAACGCCAACCGCCAGTTGCACGCACTGGACAGCACCGTCGGCAAGCCCAAGGTCGAGGTCATGGCCGAGCGCCTGCGCGGGATCAACCCCGATTGCACCGTGCATGCCGTGCCTGATTTCGTCACCCGCGAGACCATGGCCGAATACATCACGCCGAACATCGACTGCGTGATCGACTGCATCGACAGCGTCAACGCCAAGGCGGCACTGATCGCCTGGTGCAAACGCCGCAAGATCCAGATCATCACCACGGGTGGGGCGGGCGGGCAGATCGACCCGACGCTGATTCAGGTGTGCGATCTCAACCGCACGTTCAACGACCCGCTGGCCTCGAAAGTGCGCTCGACCCTGCGCCGCGAATACGGTTTTTCACGTACCGTGACCCGCCATTACAGCGTGCCGTGCGTGTTTTCCACCGAACAGCTGCGCTACCCGAAACCCGATGGCAGCATCTGCTTGCAGAAGAGCTTTGTCGGTGACGGCGTCAAGCTCGACTGCGCCGGTGGGTTTGGCGCGGTGATGATGGTGACGGCGACGTTCGGCATGGTCGCGGCGACCAAGGCTGTGGATAAGATCGTGGCAGGCGTGCGCCGGCCGGCGGATCGCATCAAGCCTGCGGTTTAA
- a CDS encoding cold shock domain-containing protein has translation MATRETGSVKWFNDAKGYGFIQRENGVDVFVHYRAIRGEGHRSLTEGQQVEYAVVEGQKGLQAEDVVGL, from the coding sequence ATGGCAACACGTGAAACCGGCAGCGTGAAGTGGTTCAACGACGCCAAGGGGTATGGCTTCATCCAGCGCGAAAACGGCGTGGATGTATTCGTGCACTACCGCGCGATCCGCGGTGAAGGCCACCGTTCGCTGACCGAAGGCCAGCAGGTCGAATACGCGGTGGTGGAAGGGCAGAAGGGGTTGCAGGCTGAGGATGTGGTGGGGTTGTAA
- a CDS encoding putative RNA methyltransferase: MLACPICSEPLSAVDNGVACPAGHRFDRARQGYLNLLPVQHKNSRDPGDNQAMVEARRDFLNAGHYAPVARRLAELAAHYAPQRWLDIGCGEGYYTAQIADALPDADGYALDISREAVKRACKRNPRLTWLIASMARVPLAPGSCQFLASVFSPLDWDEAKRLLSPGGGLMKVGPTSGHLMELRERLYDEVREYTDDKHLALVPEGMALAHSETLEFKLTLDSGQDRANLLAMTPHGWRASAERRAAVIEQAEPFEVTVSMRYDYFVLQ; the protein is encoded by the coding sequence ATGCTCGCCTGCCCGATTTGCAGCGAACCGCTGAGCGCGGTGGACAACGGCGTGGCCTGCCCCGCCGGGCATCGTTTCGACCGTGCGCGCCAGGGTTACCTGAACCTGTTGCCGGTGCAGCACAAGAACAGCCGCGACCCTGGGGATAACCAGGCGATGGTCGAGGCCCGGCGCGACTTCCTCAATGCCGGGCACTATGCACCGGTGGCCAGGCGCCTGGCCGAACTGGCGGCGCACTACGCGCCCCAGCGCTGGCTCGACATCGGCTGCGGCGAGGGTTACTACACCGCGCAGATCGCCGACGCCTTGCCCGATGCCGATGGCTACGCCCTGGACATCTCCCGCGAGGCGGTCAAACGCGCGTGCAAGCGCAACCCCAGGCTGACCTGGTTGATTGCCAGCATGGCCCGGGTGCCATTGGCCCCCGGTAGCTGCCAGTTTCTCGCCAGCGTGTTCAGCCCGCTGGACTGGGACGAGGCCAAGCGCCTGCTCAGCCCCGGCGGCGGCCTGATGAAAGTCGGCCCCACCAGCGGTCACCTGATGGAGTTGCGCGAGCGCCTGTACGATGAAGTACGCGAGTACACCGACGACAAGCATCTGGCCCTGGTGCCGGAAGGCATGGCGCTGGCCCACAGCGAAACCCTGGAATTCAAACTGACGCTCGACAGCGGCCAGGACCGGGCGAACCTGTTGGCCATGACTCCCCATGGCTGGCGCGCCAGTGCCGAACGCCGCGCAGCGGTGATCGAACAGGCAGAACCGTTCGAGGTCACCGTGTCGATGCGTTACGATTATTTTGTACTTCAATAA
- a CDS encoding SufE family protein, which translates to MSLPADAVSALDTFQNAAGWEQRARLLMQWGERLPTLSETDKVDANRVHGCESLVWLVGSLQDGHWQFAASSDARLIRGLVALLLARVNGLSAEELRQVDLPDWFNQLGLSRQLSPSRSNGLNAVLQRMNELAQ; encoded by the coding sequence ATGAGCTTGCCGGCGGACGCCGTCTCGGCCCTGGACACCTTCCAGAACGCCGCGGGCTGGGAACAACGGGCACGCCTGCTGATGCAGTGGGGCGAACGCCTGCCGACGTTGAGCGAGACAGACAAGGTCGACGCTAACCGCGTGCACGGCTGTGAGAGCCTGGTGTGGTTGGTGGGTTCGTTGCAGGACGGTCACTGGCAGTTCGCCGCGAGCAGCGACGCACGGTTGATCCGTGGTCTGGTGGCGTTGTTGCTGGCGCGGGTCAACGGTTTGTCGGCTGAGGAACTGCGGCAGGTGGATTTGCCTGACTGGTTCAACCAGTTGGGCTTGAGCCGGCAGCTGTCGCCTTCACGCAGCAATGGCTTGAATGCGGTGTTGCAGCGGATGAATGAGTTGGCTCAATAA
- a CDS encoding cysteine desulfurase, translating to MMILSPWRADFPAIAALQRQAQTYLDNAATTQKPQALLDALAHYYANGAANVHRAQHLPGAHATQAFEDSRSKVAHWLNAGDAGQIIFTHGATSALNLLAYGLEHLFNPGDEIVVSALEHHANLLPWQQLAQRRGARLVILPLDADGVIDLEVAATLIGPQTRLLAVSQLSNVLGAWQPLSALLALAKAHGALTVVDGAQGVVHGRNDVQAMGCDFYVFSSHKLYGPDGLGVLFAGHDALKHLRHWQFGGEMVLDADYQHARFRPAPLGFEAGTPPVSSVIGLGATLDYLAGLDAQAVSAHEAALHARLLKGLQARDGVRLLGKPQLALASFVVEGVHNADLAHLLTEQGIAVRAGHHCAMPLLKSFELAGAIRVSLALYNDSEDLERFFEALDQALELLR from the coding sequence ATGATGATTCTCTCCCCCTGGCGCGCCGACTTCCCGGCCATCGCCGCTCTGCAACGGCAAGCCCAGACCTACCTGGACAACGCCGCCACCACGCAAAAACCGCAAGCTTTGCTCGATGCCCTGGCGCATTACTACGCCAATGGCGCGGCCAATGTGCACCGTGCCCAGCACCTGCCCGGCGCGCACGCGACCCAAGCGTTCGAGGACAGTCGCAGCAAGGTGGCCCACTGGCTCAACGCCGGTGATGCCGGGCAGATCATTTTCACCCACGGCGCGACGTCTGCGCTGAACCTCCTCGCCTACGGCCTGGAGCACCTGTTCAATCCGGGCGATGAAATTGTCGTCAGTGCCCTGGAGCACCACGCCAACCTGCTGCCCTGGCAGCAACTGGCCCAACGCCGCGGCGCCAGGCTGGTGATCCTGCCGCTGGACGCCGACGGCGTGATCGACCTGGAAGTCGCTGCCACGCTGATCGGTCCGCAAACCCGCTTGCTGGCGGTCAGCCAGTTGTCCAACGTGCTCGGTGCCTGGCAACCCTTGTCCGCGCTGCTGGCGCTGGCCAAGGCACATGGCGCACTGACCGTGGTCGATGGCGCCCAGGGCGTGGTCCATGGTCGGAATGACGTGCAGGCCATGGGTTGCGACTTCTACGTGTTTTCCAGCCACAAGCTCTATGGCCCCGATGGCCTGGGCGTGCTGTTCGCTGGCCATGACGCGCTCAAACACTTGCGCCACTGGCAGTTCGGCGGCGAGATGGTGCTGGACGCCGACTACCAGCACGCGCGCTTCCGCCCTGCGCCGTTGGGTTTCGAAGCGGGCACCCCGCCGGTTTCGAGTGTGATCGGCCTGGGGGCGACCCTGGATTACCTGGCCGGTCTCGACGCGCAAGCGGTCAGTGCCCACGAGGCGGCGCTGCATGCCCGTCTGCTCAAGGGCCTGCAAGCACGTGACGGCGTTCGCCTGCTGGGCAAGCCGCAACTGGCCCTGGCGAGTTTTGTCGTCGAGGGTGTGCATAACGCCGACCTGGCGCATCTGCTGACCGAACAGGGCATCGCCGTGCGCGCCGGTCATCACTGCGCCATGCCGCTGCTCAAAAGCTTTGAACTGGCCGGGGCGATCCGGGTGTCCCTGGCGCTGTACAACGACTCCGAGGACCTCGAGCGTTTCTTCGAGGCGCTGGATCAGGCCTTGGAGTTGCTGCGATGA
- a CDS encoding glycosyltransferase yields the protein MSSRKFGLNLVVVLAIAALFTGFWALINRPVSTPNWPEQISGFSYSPFQQGQYPQKEQYPTDDQMRRDLEIMSKLTDNIRTYSVDGTLQDIPKLAEEFGLRVTLGIWISPDQERNEREITRAIEIANSSRSVVRVVVGNEAIFRKEITAEQLSVLLDRVRAAVKVPVTTSEQWHVWEEHPELAKHVDLIAAHVLPYWEFIAMDKAGQFVLDRARDLKKMFPKKPLLLSEVGWPSNGRMRGGADASPADQAIYLRTLVNKLNRQGFNYFVIEAFDQPWKASDEGSVGAYWGVFNAARQQKFNFEGPVVAIPQWRVLAIGSVVLALLSLTLLMIDGSALRQRGRTFLTFIAFLCGSVLVWIGYDYSQQYSTWFSLTVGFLLALGALGVFIVLLTEAHELAEAVWIHKRRREFLPVVGDSNYRPKVSIHVPCYNEPPEMVKQTLNALANLDYPDFEVLIIDNNTKDPAVWEPVRDYCATLGPRFKFFHVAPLAGFKGGALNYLIPHTAKDAEVIAVIDSDYCVDPNWLKHMVPHFADPKIAVVQSPQDYRDQNESTFKKLCYAEYKGFFHIGMVTRNDRDAIIQHGTMTMTRRSVLEELGWADWCICEDAELGLRVFEKGLSAAYYHTSYGKGLMPDTFIDFKKQRFRWAYGAIQIIKRHTASLLRGKDTELTRGQRYHFLAGWLPWVADGMNIFFTVGALLWSAAMIIVPQRVDPPLLIFAIPPLALFVFKVGKIIFLYRRAVGVNLKDAFCAALAGLALSHTIAKAVLYGFFTSSIPFFRTPKNADNHGFWVAISEAREEVFIMLLLWGAALGIFLVNGLPSNDMRFWVTMLLVQSLPYVAALIMAFLSSLPKPSAEVEVATAV from the coding sequence ATGTCATCGCGTAAATTTGGACTCAACCTGGTCGTGGTGCTCGCCATCGCGGCCTTGTTCACCGGCTTCTGGGCGCTGATCAACCGCCCGGTCAGCACCCCCAACTGGCCCGAGCAGATCTCCGGTTTTTCCTACTCGCCATTCCAGCAAGGCCAGTACCCGCAGAAAGAACAGTACCCGACCGACGATCAGATGCGCCGTGACCTGGAGATCATGAGCAAGCTGACGGACAACATCCGTACCTACTCGGTCGATGGCACCTTGCAGGACATTCCCAAACTCGCCGAAGAGTTTGGCCTGCGAGTCACCCTGGGCATCTGGATCAGCCCGGACCAGGAACGCAACGAGCGGGAAATCACCCGAGCGATCGAAATCGCCAATTCATCGCGCAGCGTCGTCCGCGTGGTGGTCGGCAACGAAGCGATCTTCCGCAAGGAAATCACCGCCGAACAACTCAGCGTGCTGCTCGATCGTGTGCGTGCCGCCGTGAAAGTCCCGGTCACCACCTCCGAGCAGTGGCACGTCTGGGAAGAGCACCCGGAACTGGCCAAACACGTCGATCTGATCGCGGCCCACGTCCTGCCCTACTGGGAGTTCATCGCGATGGACAAGGCCGGGCAGTTCGTCCTCGACCGCGCCCGCGACCTGAAGAAGATGTTCCCGAAAAAACCGTTGCTGCTGTCCGAAGTGGGCTGGCCGAGCAACGGCCGCATGCGTGGCGGCGCCGATGCGTCGCCGGCCGACCAGGCGATCTACCTGCGCACCCTGGTCAACAAACTCAACCGCCAGGGCTTCAACTACTTCGTGATCGAAGCCTTCGACCAGCCGTGGAAGGCCAGTGACGAAGGTTCTGTGGGCGCCTACTGGGGCGTGTTCAACGCCGCGCGCCAGCAGAAATTCAATTTCGAAGGTCCGGTGGTGGCGATTCCACAGTGGCGCGTGCTGGCCATCGGTTCGGTGGTGCTGGCGCTGCTGTCGCTGACCCTGCTGATGATCGACGGCTCGGCCCTGCGCCAGCGTGGCCGTACCTTCCTGACTTTCATCGCCTTCCTCTGCGGTTCGGTGCTGGTGTGGATCGGTTACGACTATAGCCAGCAATACAGCACCTGGTTCAGCCTGACGGTGGGCTTCTTGCTCGCCCTCGGTGCGCTCGGGGTGTTCATCGTGCTGCTCACCGAGGCCCATGAACTGGCCGAAGCGGTGTGGATCCACAAGCGGCGCCGGGAATTCCTGCCGGTGGTGGGCGATTCGAACTACCGCCCGAAAGTGTCGATCCATGTGCCGTGCTACAACGAGCCGCCGGAGATGGTCAAACAGACCCTCAATGCCCTGGCCAACCTTGACTATCCGGATTTCGAAGTCCTGATCATCGACAACAACACCAAGGACCCGGCGGTCTGGGAACCGGTGCGCGACTACTGCGCCACCCTCGGCCCGCGCTTCAAGTTCTTCCACGTCGCGCCACTGGCCGGCTTCAAGGGCGGTGCGCTGAACTACCTGATCCCGCACACCGCCAAGGACGCCGAGGTGATTGCGGTGATCGACTCGGACTACTGCGTCGACCCGAACTGGCTCAAGCACATGGTGCCGCATTTCGCCGATCCGAAGATCGCCGTGGTGCAGTCGCCGCAGGATTACCGCGACCAGAACGAAAGCACCTTCAAGAAGCTGTGCTACGCCGAGTACAAGGGCTTCTTCCACATCGGCATGGTCACCCGCAACGACCGTGACGCGATCATTCAGCATGGCACCATGACCATGACCCGTCGTTCGGTGCTCGAAGAACTGGGCTGGGCCGACTGGTGCATCTGCGAGGACGCCGAGCTGGGCCTGCGGGTGTTCGAGAAGGGCCTGTCGGCGGCGTACTACCACACCAGTTATGGCAAGGGGTTGATGCCCGATACCTTCATCGACTTCAAGAAGCAGCGCTTCCGCTGGGCCTACGGCGCGATCCAGATCATCAAGCGTCACACCGCCAGCCTGCTGCGCGGCAAGGACACCGAACTGACCCGTGGCCAGCGCTATCACTTCCTCGCGGGCTGGCTGCCATGGGTGGCGGACGGCATGAACATCTTCTTCACCGTGGGCGCGTTACTGTGGTCGGCGGCGATGATCATCGTGCCGCAGCGGGTCGACCCGCCGCTGCTGATTTTCGCGATCCCGCCGCTGGCGCTGTTCGTGTTCAAGGTCGGCAAGATCATCTTCCTTTACCGTCGCGCCGTGGGCGTGAACCTCAAGGATGCGTTCTGTGCCGCCCTGGCTGGCCTCGCGTTGTCGCACACCATTGCCAAGGCGGTGCTGTACGGCTTCTTCACCAGCAGCATTCCGTTCTTCCGCACCCCGAAAAATGCCGATAACCACGGCTTCTGGGTGGCGATTTCCGAGGCCCGTGAAGAGGTGTTCATCATGCTGCTGTTGTGGGGCGCCGCGCTGGGGATCTTCCTGGTGAACGGCCTGCCGAGCAACGACATGCGCTTCTGGGTGACCATGCTGCTGGTGCAGTCGCTGCCGTACGTGGCGGCGCTGATCATGGCGTTCCTGTCTTCGCTGCCCAAACCTTCCGCCGAGGTCGAAGTGGCGACAGCGGTGTAA
- the dapD gene encoding 2,3,4,5-tetrahydropyridine-2,6-dicarboxylate N-succinyltransferase, which produces MSTSAFSLAFGVGTQNRQGAWLEVFYAQPLLNPSADLIAAIAPVLGYTGGNQAIAFTNAQASQLAEAVKAVDAAQAALLTRLAESHKPLVATILAEDAALTSTPEAYLKLHLLSHRLVKPHGLSLAGVFPLLPNVAWTSQGAIDLAELAEHQLEARLRGELLEVFSVDKFPKMTDYVVPAGVRIADAARLRLGAYVGEGTTVMHEGFINFNAGTEGPGMIEGRVSAGVFVGKGSDLGGGCSTMGTLSGGGNIVIKVGEGCLIGANAGIGIPLGDRNTVESGLYVTAGTKVALLDEKNQLVKVVKARELAGQTDLLFRRNSETGAVECKTHKSAIELNEALHAHN; this is translated from the coding sequence ATGTCCACTTCTGCATTCAGCCTGGCCTTCGGTGTCGGCACCCAAAACCGTCAAGGCGCCTGGCTGGAAGTGTTTTACGCGCAGCCACTGCTCAACCCTTCGGCTGACCTGATCGCGGCGATCGCCCCGGTACTGGGTTACACCGGCGGCAATCAGGCCATCGCTTTCACCAACGCCCAGGCCTCGCAACTGGCTGAAGCCGTCAAGGCCGTGGACGCGGCACAGGCAGCCCTGCTGACCCGCCTGGCCGAAAGCCACAAGCCGCTGGTCGCCACCATCCTCGCCGAGGACGCTGCGCTGACCTCCACGCCTGAGGCCTACCTCAAGCTGCACCTGCTGTCCCACCGCCTGGTCAAGCCGCACGGCCTGAGCCTGGCCGGCGTGTTCCCGCTGCTGCCGAACGTGGCCTGGACCAGCCAGGGCGCCATTGACCTGGCCGAACTGGCCGAGCATCAACTCGAAGCCCGCCTGCGCGGCGAGCTGCTGGAAGTGTTCTCGGTGGACAAGTTCCCGAAAATGACCGACTACGTGGTACCGGCTGGCGTGCGTATCGCTGACGCGGCCCGCCTGCGCCTGGGCGCCTACGTCGGTGAAGGCACCACCGTGATGCACGAAGGCTTCATCAACTTCAACGCCGGCACCGAAGGCCCGGGCATGATCGAAGGCCGTGTTTCGGCCGGCGTGTTCGTCGGCAAGGGTTCGGACCTGGGCGGCGGCTGCTCGACCATGGGCACCCTGTCGGGCGGTGGCAACATCGTGATCAAGGTCGGCGAAGGCTGCCTGATTGGCGCCAACGCCGGTATCGGCATCCCGCTGGGCGACCGCAACACCGTTGAATCGGGCCTGTACGTCACCGCTGGCACCAAAGTGGCGCTGCTGGACGAGAAGAATCAACTGGTCAAAGTGGTCAAGGCCCGTGAGCTGGCCGGTCAGACCGACCTGCTGTTCCGCCGCAATTCGGAAACCGGCGCCGTGGAGTGCAAGACCCACAAATCGGCGATCGAACTGAACGAAGCGCTGCACGCTCACAACTAA
- the dapE gene encoding succinyl-diaminopimelate desuccinylase: MTAHADLSPTLQLAIDLIRRPSVTPVDADCQKQMMQRLGDAGFQLEPMRIEDVDNFWAIHGKHDGPVLCFAGHTDVVPTGPVTAWQIDPFNAVIDEHGMLCGRGAADMKGSLASMTVAAERFVADYPDHKGKVAFLITSDEEGPAHHGTKAVVERLAARNERLDWCIVGEPSSTTLVGDVVKNGRRGSLGAKLTVHGVQGHVAYPHLAKNPIHLAAPALAELAAEHWDHGNDFFPPTSFQISNVNSGTGATNVIPGDLVAVFNFRFSTESTVEGLQKRVADILDKHGLDWHIDWALSGLPFLTEPGALLDAVSSSIKDITGRETKASTSGGTSDGRFIATMGTQVVELGPVNATIHQVNERVLAADLDVLTEIYYQTLIKLLA; the protein is encoded by the coding sequence ATGACGGCCCACGCCGACCTTTCGCCGACCCTTCAACTCGCCATCGACCTGATCCGCCGTCCGTCCGTGACCCCGGTCGACGCCGATTGCCAGAAGCAGATGATGCAGCGCCTGGGCGATGCCGGCTTCCAGCTCGAACCGATGCGCATCGAAGATGTGGATAACTTCTGGGCCATCCACGGCAAACACGATGGCCCGGTGCTGTGCTTCGCCGGTCACACCGACGTGGTCCCGACCGGTCCGGTGACCGCCTGGCAGATCGACCCGTTCAACGCGGTGATCGACGAACACGGCATGCTCTGCGGCCGTGGTGCGGCGGACATGAAAGGCAGCCTGGCGTCGATGACCGTGGCCGCCGAACGTTTCGTCGCCGACTACCCGGATCACAAGGGCAAGGTCGCGTTCCTGATCACCAGCGACGAAGAAGGCCCGGCGCACCATGGCACCAAGGCCGTGGTCGAACGCCTGGCCGCGCGCAACGAGCGCCTGGATTGGTGCATCGTCGGCGAACCGTCGAGCACCACCCTGGTCGGTGACGTGGTCAAGAACGGTCGTCGCGGTTCCCTCGGCGCCAAGCTGACCGTGCACGGCGTGCAAGGCCACGTGGCTTACCCGCACCTGGCCAAGAACCCGATCCACCTCGCCGCCCCGGCACTGGCCGAACTGGCCGCCGAACACTGGGACCACGGCAACGACTTCTTCCCGCCGACCAGCTTCCAGATTTCCAACGTGAATTCCGGCACCGGCGCGACCAACGTGATCCCGGGTGACCTGGTGGCGGTGTTCAACTTCCGCTTCTCCACCGAGTCCACCGTCGAAGGCCTGCAAAAGCGCGTCGCCGACATCCTCGACAAGCACGGCCTGGACTGGCACATCGACTGGGCACTGTCCGGCCTGCCGTTCCTCACCGAACCGGGGGCCCTGCTCGATGCCGTCTCGTCGAGCATCAAGGACATCACCGGGCGCGAGACCAAGGCGTCCACCAGCGGCGGCACCTCCGACGGGCGCTTCATCGCCACCATGGGCACGCAAGTGGTCGAGCTGGGCCCGGTCAACGCGACCATCCACCAGGTCAACGAACGCGTGCTGGCCGCCGACCTCGACGTGCTGACCGAGATCTACTACCAGACCCTCATCAAGTTGCTCGCCTGA
- the plsB gene encoding glycerol-3-phosphate 1-O-acyltransferase PlsB produces the protein MTRSPFRRLVFGTLRRLLYLWVRSETINQSSFTLNLDRSRPVFYVLQNPSLSDLAVVDTECSKAGLPRPVLPVSVGNLLEPAAFFYLTPDPDWLGRQDKRGAPPTLTRLVSALSQNAAEDAQIIPVSVFWGQSPDSESSPWKLLFADSWAVTGRLRRLLSIIVLGRKTRVQFSAPIHLRELIEHNKGHERTVRMAQRVLRVHFRNLKAAVIGPDISHRRNLVKGLINQPLVKQAILDEAERENISAEKAKAQALRYANEIASDYTYTAIRFLEVVLSWFWNKIYDGIKVNHIEGVQKVAPGHEVIYVPCHRSHIDYLLLSYLLFRNGLTPPHIAAGINLNMPVIGSLLRRGGAFFMRRTFKGNPLYTSVFNEYLHTLFTKGFPVEYFVEGGRSRTGRMLQPKTGMLAITLRSFLRSSRMPIVFVPVYIGYERVLEGRTYLGELRGASKKKESIFDIFKVIGALKQRFGQVAVNFGEPIKLAEFLDSEQPDWRKQELGPQFKPAWLNETTNRLGEKVAQHLNEAAAINPVNLVALALLSTSRLALDDRAMARVLDLYLALLRKVPYSPHTTLPEGDGRALIEHVKDMDLLSEQSDALGKILYLDEQNAVLMTYYRNNVLHIFALPSLLASFFQSTSRMSREQILRYTRALYPYLQSELFIRWSLDELDAVIDQWLEAFVEQGLLRFENDVYLRPAPSSRHFVLLTLLSKSIAQTLQRFYMTVSLLLNSGQNSISAEELEDLCTVMAQRLSILHGLNAPEFFDKSLFRHFIQTLLDLDVLRRDEAGKLSYHELLGELAEGAAKRVLPAEIRLSIRQVALHRSEDAAELVTPI, from the coding sequence ATGACCCGTTCCCCGTTTCGCCGTCTTGTGTTTGGCACCCTGCGCCGACTGTTGTATCTCTGGGTTCGCTCCGAGACCATCAACCAGTCGTCGTTCACCCTCAACCTCGACCGCAGTCGTCCGGTGTTCTACGTCCTGCAAAACCCTTCGCTGAGCGACCTCGCCGTAGTCGACACCGAGTGCAGCAAGGCGGGCCTGCCTCGTCCTGTCTTGCCGGTATCGGTGGGCAACCTGCTGGAGCCGGCCGCGTTCTTTTACCTGACGCCCGACCCCGACTGGCTCGGCCGCCAGGACAAACGCGGCGCGCCGCCCACCCTGACACGCCTGGTCAGCGCCCTGAGCCAGAACGCTGCCGAAGACGCGCAGATCATTCCGGTCAGCGTGTTCTGGGGCCAGTCGCCGGACAGCGAGTCGAGCCCGTGGAAGTTGTTGTTCGCCGACAGTTGGGCGGTCACCGGGCGCCTGCGCCGCCTGCTCAGCATCATCGTGCTGGGGCGCAAGACCCGCGTGCAGTTCTCCGCCCCCATCCACCTGCGCGAGCTGATCGAACACAACAAGGGCCACGAGCGCACCGTGCGCATGGCGCAACGGGTGTTGCGCGTGCATTTCCGCAACCTCAAGGCCGCGGTGATCGGCCCGGACATTTCCCACCGCCGCAACCTGGTCAAGGGCCTGATCAACCAGCCACTGGTCAAACAGGCGATCCTCGACGAAGCCGAGCGCGAGAATATCTCGGCGGAAAAAGCCAAGGCCCAGGCCCTGCGCTATGCCAACGAGATCGCCTCGGACTACACCTACACGGCGATCCGTTTCCTGGAAGTGGTGCTGAGCTGGTTCTGGAACAAAATCTACGACGGCATCAAGGTCAACCACATCGAAGGCGTGCAAAAGGTCGCCCCAGGTCACGAAGTGATCTACGTGCCCTGTCATCGCAGCCATATCGACTACCTGCTGCTGTCCTACCTGCTGTTCCGCAACGGCCTGACCCCGCCGCACATCGCCGCCGGCATCAACCTCAACATGCCGGTGATCGGCAGCCTGCTGCGCCGCGGCGGTGCGTTCTTCATGCGTCGCACCTTCAAGGGCAATCCGCTGTACACCTCGGTGTTCAACGAGTACCTGCACACCCTGTTCACCAAGGGGTTTCCCGTCGAGTACTTCGTCGAAGGCGGTCGCTCGCGCACCGGGCGCATGCTGCAACCCAAGACCGGCATGCTGGCCATCACCTTGCGCAGCTTCCTGCGTTCCTCGCGCATGCCGATCGTGTTCGTGCCGGTGTACATCGGCTATGAGCGCGTACTGGAAGGCCGCACTTACCTGGGCGAACTGCGCGGGGCGAGCAAGAAGAAAGAGTCGATCTTCGACATTTTCAAAGTCATCGGCGCGCTCAAGCAGCGCTTTGGCCAGGTGGCGGTGAACTTCGGCGAGCCGATCAAGCTCGCCGAGTTCCTCGACAGCGAACAGCCAGACTGGCGCAAACAGGAACTCGGCCCGCAGTTCAAACCGGCCTGGCTCAACGAAACCACCAACCGTCTTGGCGAGAAAGTCGCGCAGCACCTCAACGAAGCGGCGGCGATCAACCCGGTCAACCTGGTGGCGCTGGCCCTGCTGTCCACCAGCCGCCTGGCGCTGGACGACCGTGCCATGGCGCGGGTGCTCGACCTGTACCTGGCGCTGCTGCGCAAGGTTCCGTACTCGCCGCACACCACACTGCCGGAAGGCGACGGCCGGGCGCTGATCGAGCATGTGAAGGACATGGACCTGCTCTCCGAACAGAGCGATGCCCTGGGCAAGATTCTGTACCTGGATGAGCAGAATGCCGTCCTGATGACCTACTACCGCAACAACGTGCTGCACATCTTCGCGTTGCCGTCGTTGCTGGCGAGCTTCTTCCAGAGCACCTCGCGCATGAGCCGCGAGCAGATCCTGCGCTACACCCGCGCGCTGTATCCGTACCTGCAATCGGAGCTGTTCATCCGCTGGTCGCTGGATGAGCTGGACGCGGTGATCGACCAATGGCTCGAAGCCTTCGTCGAACAAGGCCTGCTGCGCTTCGAGAACGATGTCTATCTGCGCCCGGCCCCGAGTTCGCGGCATTTCGTGCTGCTGACCCTGCTGTCCAAGAGCATCGCGCAGACCCTGCAACGCTTCTACATGACCGTGTCTTTGTTGCTCAACAGCGGCCAGAACAGCATCAGCGCCGAAGAGCTGGAAGACCTGTGCACGGTGATGGCCCAGCGCCTGTCGATCCTGCATGGCCTGAACGCCCCGGAGTTCTTCGACAAGAGCCTGTTCCGCCACTTCATCCAGACCCTGCTCGACCTCGACGTGCTGCGGCGCGACGAAGCCGGCAAGCTGAGCTATCACGAACTGCTCGGCGAGCTGGCCGAAGGCGCGGCCAAGCGTGTGCTACCGGCGGAGATTCGCCTGTCAATCAGGCAGGTGGCGTTGCATCGCAGTGAAGATGCGGCGGAACTGGTCACGCCGATCTAA